The proteins below come from a single Demetria terragena DSM 11295 genomic window:
- a CDS encoding sarcosine oxidase subunit beta family protein, translating to MDQRHLPEHPEFLWDNPEPKNSYDVIIVGAGGHGLATAYYLASEYGITNVAVLERGWLAGGNMARNTTIIRSNYLWDESSAIYEHSLKLWEGLEEELDYEIFFSQRGVLNLAHTLQDVRDSVRRVEANRLNGIDAEFLDPQQVKEVCPIINISDDIRYPVMGATYQPRAGIAKHDWVAWAYARRASDLGVDLIQNCEVTGFDIENGRVVGVQTTRGRIGAGKVALAAAGHTSTLTELAGFRVPIQSHPLQALVSELHEIIHPTVVMSNHVHVYVSQAHKGELVMGAGVDSYNGYGQRGSFHVIEHQMAAAVELFPAFSRAHLLRTWGGIVDVTLDASPVMGLTPVDQMYVNTGWGTGGFKAVPGAGVAYAHTIANDRPHELNRAFGLDRFVSGDLIDEHGAAGVAH from the coding sequence ATGGACCAGCGACACTTGCCGGAGCACCCCGAGTTCCTCTGGGATAACCCCGAGCCGAAGAACTCCTACGACGTCATCATCGTGGGTGCCGGTGGACATGGGCTCGCGACGGCGTATTACCTCGCAAGTGAGTACGGCATCACGAATGTCGCTGTGCTGGAACGCGGTTGGTTGGCCGGTGGGAATATGGCGCGCAACACCACGATCATTCGATCTAACTACTTGTGGGATGAGTCGTCGGCCATCTATGAGCACTCCCTCAAATTGTGGGAGGGCCTCGAAGAAGAACTCGACTATGAGATCTTCTTCTCCCAGCGCGGCGTGCTGAACCTCGCGCACACCTTGCAGGATGTGCGCGACTCAGTGCGTCGGGTGGAGGCCAACAGGCTCAACGGCATTGACGCGGAGTTCCTGGACCCGCAGCAGGTCAAAGAAGTCTGCCCGATCATCAACATCTCCGACGACATTCGCTACCCCGTCATGGGTGCGACCTATCAGCCCCGGGCCGGCATCGCCAAGCATGACTGGGTGGCGTGGGCCTACGCCCGCCGCGCCAGCGACCTCGGCGTCGACCTCATCCAGAACTGCGAGGTCACCGGGTTCGACATCGAGAACGGCCGCGTCGTCGGAGTGCAGACCACTCGCGGGCGCATCGGAGCGGGCAAGGTGGCGCTCGCCGCGGCCGGGCACACCTCGACTCTGACTGAGTTGGCTGGATTCCGAGTGCCGATTCAGTCTCATCCGCTGCAGGCACTGGTCTCTGAGCTGCACGAGATCATTCATCCGACCGTTGTGATGTCCAACCATGTGCACGTCTATGTCTCCCAGGCACATAAGGGCGAGCTGGTCATGGGCGCCGGTGTCGACTCCTACAACGGCTACGGCCAACGCGGCTCTTTCCATGTCATCGAGCACCAGATGGCCGCTGCGGTCGAGCTCTTCCCTGCCTTCTCCCGCGCGCATCTGCTGCGCACTTGGGGTGGCATTGTCGACGTGACCTTGGATGCTTCACCGGTGATGGGGCTGACCCCGGTCGACCAGATGTACGTCAATACCGGTTGGGGCACAGGCGGATTCAAGGCCGTGCCGGGTGCTGGGGTGGCTTATGCCCACACGATCGCGAACGACCGGCCGCATGAGTTGAATCGAGCCTTTGGTCTCGACCGATTTGTCAGCGGAGACCTCATCGACGAGCACGGCGCCGCGGGCGTCGCACACTGA
- a CDS encoding GntR family transcriptional regulator, protein MSLEVPEPTYGSLADRAYHQLRDQLVLLDIAPGAAIHESQLSGELGVGRTPLREALKKLELDHLVASFPRRGTFATQVDITDLAHLSEMRQALEPVAAARSARSATDSLRGELASKATQVTALQPELEDHRSLMEYDLAVHRLIYRATGNPHLEETLVRLDNLATRIWCLVLDRLPTIGEHIIEHADLLTAIVQADADRASKLASAHVAHFEESVRAVL, encoded by the coding sequence ATGAGCCTCGAGGTGCCAGAACCCACGTACGGCTCGCTCGCCGACCGCGCCTATCACCAGTTACGAGATCAGCTGGTACTCCTGGACATTGCGCCGGGCGCGGCGATCCACGAGAGCCAGCTGTCTGGTGAGCTCGGCGTCGGACGCACTCCCTTGCGCGAGGCGCTCAAGAAGCTTGAACTCGACCACCTTGTCGCATCCTTCCCCCGCCGTGGCACCTTCGCGACACAGGTCGACATCACCGACCTGGCCCACCTCAGCGAGATGCGTCAGGCGCTGGAACCCGTCGCGGCGGCACGGTCCGCTCGCAGTGCCACGGACTCACTCCGGGGCGAGCTTGCCTCCAAAGCAACGCAGGTCACGGCGTTACAACCAGAGCTTGAGGACCATCGGTCACTAATGGAGTACGACCTCGCGGTCCACCGGCTGATCTACCGCGCCACCGGAAACCCGCACCTCGAGGAGACTCTGGTCCGTCTGGATAACCTCGCCACCCGTATCTGGTGCCTCGTACTCGACCGGCTGCCCACCATCGGCGAGCACATCATCGAGCACGCCGACCTCCTGACCGCCATCGTGCAGGCAGACGCCGACCGCGCCAGCAAGCTCGCCAGCGCTCACGTCGCCCACTTCGAAGAATCGGTGCGGGCCGTGCTGTGA
- a CDS encoding YihY/virulence factor BrkB family protein has protein sequence MNFVDRLDAYQRKHRSVGLPLGVIYKFVDDQGVYLAALITYYALLSVFPLLLLLTSILGFIVQGDEQLRATLLDGVLAQIPVIGDDLGTPSGLEGNVFAVVIGALTAIYGGLGVAQAVQHAMNTVWAVPRHRRPNPFLARAKSAGLLLILGVALLAAGSLPRMVGWLDGKLWLPAHMVIATLVFWVLLRFSTHRSHGWRSLLPGAVVLGVAWQLLETLGVTLVDNVITRSSATYGAFGLVLGLILWIFAVGITLVLAAELNVVLSRQLYPRALMTPFIDDVELTRADHEAYGYLVSMHQLKGYQQVQVTFDKDNDGIPDEPGDTAEWEARRERWRSRRFTSDE, from the coding sequence GTGAACTTCGTCGACCGCCTGGATGCCTACCAGCGCAAGCACCGCAGTGTCGGTTTGCCTCTGGGTGTGATCTACAAGTTCGTCGATGACCAAGGTGTGTATCTCGCGGCGCTTATCACCTACTACGCGCTGCTTTCGGTCTTTCCGCTCTTGCTGCTGTTGACCTCGATCCTGGGCTTCATCGTCCAGGGCGACGAACAGTTGCGCGCGACGCTGCTGGATGGTGTCTTGGCGCAGATCCCGGTGATTGGCGATGACCTCGGAACGCCAAGTGGTCTCGAAGGGAACGTCTTTGCGGTCGTGATCGGTGCGCTGACCGCGATCTACGGTGGTCTCGGGGTGGCTCAGGCCGTCCAGCACGCTATGAATACCGTCTGGGCCGTGCCGCGGCACCGCCGCCCCAACCCGTTCCTTGCCCGCGCTAAGAGCGCTGGTTTGCTCCTGATCCTGGGTGTCGCGCTGTTGGCGGCTGGGTCGCTGCCGCGCATGGTCGGCTGGCTGGACGGCAAACTCTGGCTTCCTGCGCACATGGTGATCGCCACGCTGGTCTTCTGGGTCTTACTCCGCTTCTCGACGCATCGCTCGCACGGCTGGCGGTCTTTGCTGCCGGGTGCCGTGGTCCTTGGCGTCGCCTGGCAGTTGCTGGAGACGTTGGGTGTGACCCTGGTCGACAACGTGATCACCCGGTCAAGCGCAACGTACGGTGCGTTTGGGTTGGTGCTTGGGTTGATCCTGTGGATCTTTGCGGTGGGCATCACCCTGGTTCTTGCCGCAGAACTCAACGTGGTGCTCTCCAGGCAGCTTTATCCGCGGGCCCTCATGACACCGTTTATCGACGACGTCGAACTGACGAGGGCAGATCACGAGGCGTACGGCTACCTTGTCTCGATGCACCAACTGAAGGGCTATCAGCAGGTGCAGGTCACGTTCGACAAGGACAACGACGGGATCCCGGACGAGCCCGGCGACACGGCCGAATGGGAAGCGCGTCGGGAGCGATGGAGGTCGCGGCGCTTCACGTCCGACGAGTAG
- a CDS encoding class I SAM-dependent methyltransferase, with amino-acid sequence MGDSTQELREAHDVLAEVYATGLSTLLDEMPVDRAVLGLFAEYVRGAGLRDHVGDIGCGTGRLAPFLAAQGFSPCGVDLSPEMIRVARRDFPAFAFDVADLRSLPFEDSALAGAVAWYSLMYLAPEVRSEAYAQLARVIRPGGYVVTAFKVGDGARRRGGTTLGLGIGFDIYWFAPEQIEQFLIDAGFRVVFTAQRPAEPDEPQPQGYVIAQKV; translated from the coding sequence GTGGGTGATTCGACGCAGGAGTTGCGGGAGGCGCACGACGTCCTTGCCGAGGTCTACGCCACCGGGCTGTCCACGCTGCTCGACGAGATGCCGGTCGATCGGGCTGTGCTTGGGCTATTCGCCGAGTACGTCCGCGGCGCAGGGCTCCGTGACCACGTCGGCGACATTGGGTGCGGCACAGGAAGGTTGGCCCCTTTCCTTGCGGCACAAGGGTTCTCGCCGTGTGGCGTTGACCTTTCGCCCGAGATGATTCGAGTGGCGCGGCGCGACTTTCCGGCCTTCGCGTTCGACGTAGCTGACCTACGTTCCCTTCCGTTCGAGGACAGTGCACTGGCTGGAGCGGTGGCTTGGTACTCCCTGATGTACCTCGCGCCGGAGGTTCGGTCGGAGGCATACGCCCAACTTGCGCGGGTGATTCGACCGGGCGGTTACGTCGTCACGGCCTTCAAGGTCGGCGACGGCGCTCGGCGACGCGGCGGCACCACCCTCGGCCTCGGTATTGGGTTCGACATCTACTGGTTCGCTCCAGAGCAGATTGAACAATTCCTGATCGACGCTGGCTTTCGCGTGGTTTTCACCGCCCAGCGACCGGCTGAGCCCGACGAACCGCAGCCGCAGGGCTATGTCATCGCCCAGAAGGTTTGA
- a CDS encoding DUF5701 family protein, giving the protein MTVRAQIDMLIDAGLAEASGRTAADLITLAADLPDLPGTVLAVHPDLAPASALAPLLTRRGKPGFVVVDMPDLDEFGPTPDIWLPDRPLYLLDEVDRGDDLRNWSPEEALPALAERGRTPLTTSEGISWLLQSPEFLEPNHCFMCIASRKPKAKPGTYDARTPAIWISGGTGRDGAARRDAPKVGWCWWRNRHTWLGFASAKGRYATA; this is encoded by the coding sequence ATGACCGTACGCGCCCAGATCGACATGCTCATCGACGCCGGACTTGCCGAGGCGAGCGGACGAACTGCCGCCGACCTCATCACGCTCGCCGCCGACCTACCGGACCTTCCCGGGACGGTGCTGGCGGTTCACCCTGACCTAGCTCCTGCCAGCGCCCTGGCCCCGCTGCTAACCCGGCGCGGAAAGCCTGGATTCGTGGTCGTCGACATGCCCGATCTGGACGAGTTCGGGCCGACGCCCGATATCTGGCTCCCCGACCGTCCGCTCTATCTACTCGACGAGGTCGACCGAGGGGACGACCTGCGGAACTGGAGCCCGGAGGAGGCACTGCCAGCGCTGGCCGAGCGGGGGCGTACTCCCCTGACGACCAGCGAGGGGATCAGTTGGCTGCTGCAATCACCCGAGTTCCTGGAGCCGAATCACTGCTTCATGTGCATCGCGTCGCGCAAGCCGAAGGCTAAGCCGGGGACGTACGACGCGCGTACCCCCGCAATCTGGATCAGTGGCGGCACCGGCCGAGATGGCGCGGCTCGCCGTGATGCGCCCAAGGTCGGATGGTGCTGGTGGCGCAATCGACACACGTGGCTGGGGTTCGCCTCAGCCAAGGGCCGGTACGCGACCGCCTGA
- a CDS encoding polyribonucleotide nucleotidyltransferase, translated as MEGPEITATEAILDNGSFGKRTVRFETGRLAQQAGGAVVASLDGETTLLSTTAAGKHPREGFDFFPLTVDVEERMYAAGKIPGSFFRREGRPSTDAILTCRLIDRPLRPAFVKGLRNEVQVVITVLTLDPDHQYDVLAINGASAATQISGLPFSGPIGATRVSLIDGQWVAFPNFSDSARSTFDMVVAGRIVEDDVAIMMVEAESTDATWDLVKNQGKQAPTEEVVAQGLEAAKGFIRTLCEAQQELASQAAKEVQEFPLFLDYEDDALAAVEKAAEAKLRELLSIADKQDREGQLDAYKEELKAELAGEGKDFAGREKEVSAAYRSVQKNLVRERILREQVRIDGRGPKDIRALSAEVEVLPRVHGSSLFERGETQIMGVTTLNMLRMEQQLDTLSPVTRKRYMHNYNFPPYSTGETGRVGSPKRREIGHGALAERALMPVLPTREEFPYAIRQVSEALSSNGSTSMGSVCASTLALLNAGVPLRAPVAGIAMGLVSAQVDGKTEYLALTDILGAEDAFGDMDFKVAGTKDFVTAIQLDTKLDGIPAEELGKALTQAYDARLHILDVMNEAIDGPDEMNPHAPRVIAVKVPVDKIGEVIGPKGKMINQIQEDTGADISIEDDGTVYIGATDGPSAEAARAAVNAIANPTMPEVGERFLGTVVKTTTFGAFVSLLPGKDGLLHISEVRKLVGGKRIDAVEDVLAVGQKVQVELKEVDPRGKLSLAVVEDKAAAPAETAPVETTSPVEPTSPVEATSPVEATSPVEPVETPAETSSPVESDESSERPRRRRRGGRGRRRDNDGGSEGESADAGSSDES; from the coding sequence ATGGAGGGTCCAGAAATCACTGCTACCGAAGCCATCCTCGACAACGGAAGCTTCGGCAAGCGCACGGTCCGGTTTGAGACCGGCCGTCTTGCACAACAGGCGGGTGGCGCTGTCGTGGCGTCGCTCGATGGAGAGACCACTTTGCTGTCGACCACCGCGGCGGGCAAACACCCGCGCGAGGGTTTTGACTTCTTCCCGCTGACGGTTGACGTCGAAGAGCGGATGTACGCCGCGGGCAAGATCCCCGGCAGCTTCTTCCGCCGCGAGGGACGCCCCTCGACCGACGCGATCCTGACCTGCCGTCTGATTGACCGGCCGCTGCGCCCCGCGTTCGTCAAGGGTCTGCGCAACGAGGTCCAGGTCGTCATCACCGTGCTCACGTTGGATCCAGATCACCAGTACGACGTCCTGGCGATCAACGGCGCGTCCGCGGCGACCCAGATCTCGGGTCTGCCGTTTAGCGGACCGATTGGTGCGACGCGTGTCTCCCTGATCGATGGCCAGTGGGTCGCGTTCCCGAACTTCTCCGACTCCGCGCGCTCGACCTTCGACATGGTCGTCGCCGGTCGCATCGTCGAGGACGATGTCGCCATCATGATGGTGGAGGCGGAGTCCACGGACGCCACCTGGGACCTGGTCAAAAACCAGGGCAAGCAGGCCCCGACCGAAGAGGTCGTCGCCCAGGGTCTTGAGGCCGCTAAGGGCTTCATCCGCACCCTGTGCGAGGCCCAGCAGGAGCTGGCTTCGCAGGCTGCCAAGGAAGTCCAGGAGTTCCCGCTCTTCCTCGATTACGAAGACGACGCTTTGGCCGCAGTCGAGAAGGCTGCCGAAGCCAAGCTGCGTGAGTTGCTGTCCATTGCTGACAAGCAGGACCGTGAAGGCCAGCTCGACGCGTACAAGGAAGAGCTCAAGGCTGAGCTCGCTGGCGAAGGCAAGGACTTTGCGGGCCGGGAGAAGGAAGTTTCCGCCGCCTACCGCAGCGTCCAGAAGAACCTGGTGCGCGAGCGCATCCTGCGCGAGCAGGTGCGTATCGATGGCCGTGGACCCAAGGACATTCGTGCCCTGTCGGCCGAGGTTGAGGTGCTCCCGCGGGTGCACGGTTCCTCGTTGTTCGAGCGAGGCGAGACCCAGATCATGGGTGTCACGACGCTCAACATGCTCCGCATGGAGCAGCAGCTGGACACGTTGTCGCCGGTGACGCGCAAGCGCTACATGCACAACTACAACTTCCCGCCCTACTCCACCGGTGAAACCGGCCGGGTCGGAAGCCCGAAGCGTCGCGAAATCGGCCACGGTGCGCTCGCCGAGCGTGCGCTCATGCCGGTGCTGCCGACACGTGAGGAATTCCCGTACGCCATCCGTCAGGTCTCCGAGGCGCTTAGCTCCAACGGTTCGACCTCGATGGGTTCGGTGTGTGCCTCAACGCTGGCACTGCTGAACGCTGGTGTGCCGCTGCGCGCGCCGGTTGCGGGTATCGCGATGGGCCTGGTGTCGGCTCAGGTCGATGGCAAAACCGAGTACCTCGCGCTGACCGACATCCTCGGTGCCGAAGACGCCTTTGGTGACATGGACTTCAAGGTCGCCGGCACCAAGGACTTCGTGACCGCGATCCAGCTCGACACCAAGCTCGACGGCATCCCCGCCGAAGAGCTCGGCAAGGCGCTGACCCAGGCCTACGACGCGCGTCTGCACATCTTGGACGTCATGAACGAGGCCATCGACGGACCGGACGAGATGAACCCGCACGCCCCGCGGGTTATCGCCGTCAAGGTTCCGGTCGACAAGATCGGTGAGGTCATCGGGCCAAAGGGCAAGATGATCAACCAGATCCAGGAAGACACCGGCGCGGACATCTCGATCGAGGATGACGGCACGGTCTACATCGGTGCGACCGACGGCCCCTCGGCCGAGGCGGCTCGGGCTGCGGTCAACGCGATCGCCAACCCGACGATGCCTGAGGTTGGCGAACGCTTCCTCGGCACGGTCGTGAAGACCACCACCTTCGGTGCCTTCGTGTCGTTGCTCCCCGGCAAGGACGGCTTGTTGCACATCTCTGAGGTGCGCAAGTTGGTCGGCGGCAAGCGTATCGATGCCGTCGAGGACGTCCTGGCCGTTGGCCAGAAGGTCCAGGTCGAGCTCAAGGAGGTCGACCCGCGCGGCAAGCTGTCGCTGGCCGTCGTCGAGGACAAGGCCGCGGCTCCGGCCGAGACCGCTCCGGTCGAGACCACCTCGCCGGTCGAGCCCACTTCGCCGGTCGAGGCCACCTCGCCGGTCGAGGCCACCTCGCCGGTCGAGCCTGTCGAGACCCCGGCCGAGACCAGCTCGCCGGTGGAGTCTGACGAGAGCAGCGAGCGCCCACGTCGCCGTCGCCGCGGCGGCCGTGGCCGTCGTCGTGACAACGACGGTGGCTCCGAGGGTGAGTCGGCTGACGCCGGCTCCTCCGACGAAAGCTGA
- the rpsO gene encoding 30S ribosomal protein S15 — protein MPLDTATKQKIIAEYGTNEGDTGSPEVQVAMLTQRITDLTEHSRQHPHDHHSRRGLLLLVGQRKRLLRYVESVDVERYRSLIKRLGLRR, from the coding sequence ATGCCTCTTGACACTGCGACCAAGCAGAAGATCATCGCCGAGTACGGCACCAACGAGGGCGACACCGGCTCGCCCGAGGTGCAGGTCGCGATGCTAACCCAGCGGATCACTGACCTCACCGAGCACTCGCGTCAGCACCCGCACGACCACCACAGCCGGCGTGGCCTGCTGCTCCTGGTCGGCCAGCGTAAGCGCCTCCTGCGCTACGTGGAGTCGGTTGACGTTGAGCGCTACCGCTCGCTGATCAAGCGTCTGGGTCTGCGACGCTGA
- a CDS encoding penicillin-binding transpeptidase domain-containing protein codes for MKAGRSGVRLAILGALAVALVLAMLGRLVQLQVVRGDDLAQQAQQQATRTIIDPALRGRILAADGTPLAANSSTTVLTLDPREVADREDGGAGLLRRVAPLVDRTPEELIARTKVCGAEGAPRAPQCFSGQPFEPIPIAADVPLDRALPLLERPEEFPGLGVRAEPRRAYPEKGVINAAHLLGHLTGANREDLQRNSTLTTRDVVGRGGLEQHYDDLLRGTPGRTTVSVDARGFPDRQVSQKDPVPGRDVVTHLDPTVQEASEKVLGSTLRRARADGNPGRAGAVVVLDASSGAVKAMASAPTYDPGVWAGGVTNKEYVRLTSAASGAPLRNRVTEFATAPASTFKAISVPAAMSQGHDAKGPYDCSANVKVGDRVFRNYESVAFGPVSMRRALEVSCDTVFYRWAFESWKKAGGLNAPTNAPDPFASTARSFGLGTPSGVDLPGESDGRIPDRSWKQRNWEATKTSTCDRAKRGYPELKDRKRAAYLTKVARENCVSGNVYRAGDAVNFAIGQGDVAATPLQMASAYAAVANGGTLWAPRVAAASQQPGGAGRRPVAQERAGTVAFPANSLATLRSGLADVTRTGTAKDAFSGFPLKDYPVSGKTGTAEVFGQEATSWFASYGPKTSSGAQYVVLTMITESGTGSTYAAPAARTIWDVLRQR; via the coding sequence ATGAAAGCGGGACGTAGTGGGGTGCGCCTGGCTATCCTTGGCGCGTTAGCGGTGGCGCTGGTGCTGGCCATGCTCGGCCGACTCGTGCAACTCCAAGTGGTGCGCGGTGACGACCTTGCGCAGCAGGCCCAACAACAGGCCACCCGAACAATCATCGACCCGGCGCTGCGCGGACGCATCCTTGCCGCGGATGGCACCCCGCTCGCCGCGAACTCTTCGACGACTGTCCTCACGCTGGACCCCAGGGAGGTGGCCGACCGCGAGGACGGTGGCGCGGGCCTTCTTCGTCGGGTGGCGCCGCTGGTCGATCGCACCCCAGAAGAACTCATCGCGCGCACTAAGGTGTGCGGCGCAGAAGGGGCACCGCGGGCACCGCAATGTTTCAGCGGGCAGCCCTTTGAGCCCATCCCGATCGCCGCCGATGTGCCGCTCGACCGGGCGCTTCCGCTCCTCGAACGACCTGAGGAGTTCCCTGGGCTGGGGGTTCGTGCGGAGCCGCGGCGGGCGTACCCCGAGAAGGGAGTCATCAACGCGGCGCACCTTCTCGGCCACCTCACCGGCGCGAATCGTGAAGACCTCCAACGCAATTCGACGTTGACCACGCGGGATGTCGTGGGCAGGGGTGGCCTGGAGCAGCACTACGACGACCTGCTGCGGGGCACGCCCGGTCGCACCACGGTGTCCGTTGACGCGCGCGGATTTCCTGATCGGCAGGTTTCCCAAAAAGACCCCGTACCCGGACGTGATGTCGTCACCCACCTTGACCCGACCGTGCAAGAGGCGTCTGAGAAGGTGCTGGGATCCACCCTTCGCCGGGCTCGCGCTGACGGCAATCCCGGCCGCGCGGGTGCCGTCGTCGTCCTCGATGCGTCCAGCGGCGCAGTGAAGGCGATGGCGTCGGCTCCGACCTACGACCCCGGCGTGTGGGCAGGTGGCGTCACGAACAAGGAGTACGTCCGACTCACCAGCGCCGCGTCCGGCGCCCCGCTGCGCAATCGGGTCACTGAATTCGCCACCGCGCCCGCGTCAACATTCAAGGCCATCTCGGTGCCGGCGGCCATGTCTCAGGGCCACGATGCCAAGGGACCCTACGACTGTTCAGCGAACGTCAAAGTGGGTGACCGAGTCTTCCGCAACTACGAATCCGTGGCCTTCGGGCCGGTCTCGATGCGGCGCGCGCTGGAAGTGTCATGCGACACCGTGTTCTACCGGTGGGCATTCGAGTCCTGGAAGAAGGCGGGCGGACTCAACGCGCCCACGAATGCGCCGGATCCGTTCGCCTCGACGGCTCGCTCGTTCGGATTGGGTACGCCGAGTGGGGTAGATCTCCCAGGCGAATCCGACGGGCGCATCCCGGATCGGTCCTGGAAGCAACGGAACTGGGAAGCGACCAAGACCTCGACCTGTGACCGGGCCAAGCGCGGCTATCCCGAACTCAAGGACCGCAAGCGTGCGGCCTATCTCACCAAGGTGGCTCGGGAAAACTGCGTCAGCGGGAACGTCTACCGGGCTGGCGATGCGGTGAACTTCGCGATCGGGCAAGGCGACGTGGCCGCCACACCGCTACAGATGGCGAGCGCCTATGCCGCCGTCGCCAATGGCGGCACCCTCTGGGCGCCGAGAGTCGCCGCGGCGTCCCAGCAGCCTGGGGGAGCGGGACGTCGTCCAGTTGCTCAGGAGCGGGCTGGCACCGTTGCCTTCCCGGCAAACTCCCTGGCCACCTTGCGGAGCGGACTAGCCGACGTGACGCGTACCGGCACCGCGAAGGACGCCTTTTCCGGTTTTCCGCTCAAGGACTACCCAGTGTCCGGCAAGACGGGCACCGCCGAGGTCTTTGGGCAGGAGGCCACGTCGTGGTTCGCCTCGTATGGACCCAAAACCTCATCGGGAGCGCAGTACGTCGTCCTCACGATGATCACCGAGTCGGGGACCGGCTCGACCTATGCGGCGCCCGCGGCCCGCACGATCTGGGACGTGCTGCGCCAGCGCTGA
- the mreC gene encoding rod shape-determining protein MreC, whose translation MPLSQRSRRRLVIGGVVVSVFAWGVDTVVPRAGDAVREGAATVVEPIQERLTLSARGDTKKLRAQRDQARRALTEHGDRRSVRDDLRRLLGSAAVADRQVIPARVVAFTPPGAAGGSQRVTIDVGARDGITDQQTVVAAQGLVGRTVTVRANSTDVEVLTSPGAVVGARVERSGSMGSLVATPPPAVPRRTAGELTLSFVADGDVRTGDTVRTLGSIGERPYVRDVVLGRVTGVDPDRGQLGRTARVRPVVDTSALDVVAVVQPVERTLPRPAATGTGTR comes from the coding sequence GTGCCCCTGAGCCAGCGCAGCCGCCGCCGATTGGTGATCGGTGGGGTCGTGGTGTCGGTGTTTGCATGGGGTGTGGACACGGTCGTTCCCCGTGCGGGGGATGCGGTCCGCGAGGGGGCGGCCACTGTCGTCGAACCGATCCAAGAACGGCTGACTTTGAGCGCGCGTGGCGACACCAAAAAGCTACGGGCGCAGCGGGATCAAGCGCGACGAGCGTTGACCGAGCATGGCGACCGACGGTCCGTACGGGACGATCTTCGTCGGCTCCTGGGCTCAGCGGCGGTCGCCGATCGGCAGGTCATCCCTGCGCGCGTGGTGGCCTTCACCCCGCCCGGAGCCGCTGGCGGGTCTCAACGCGTCACGATCGATGTCGGCGCGCGCGACGGCATCACCGATCAGCAGACTGTCGTGGCCGCACAGGGCCTGGTCGGTCGCACGGTCACGGTGCGCGCGAACAGCACTGATGTCGAAGTCCTGACCTCTCCCGGCGCCGTGGTCGGCGCGCGGGTGGAGCGCAGCGGATCGATGGGGTCCTTGGTCGCCACGCCTCCGCCGGCCGTACCGCGCCGGACCGCTGGTGAACTCACCTTGTCGTTCGTCGCGGATGGCGATGTGCGCACCGGGGATACGGTGCGCACCCTGGGCAGCATCGGCGAGCGGCCCTACGTGCGAGACGTGGTCCTCGGCCGAGTGACTGGGGTCGACCCGGACCGTGGTCAGCTCGGGCGTACCGCACGGGTTCGCCCCGTCGTGGACACCTCAGCACTCGATGTCGTGGCCGTCGTCCAGCCTGTCGAGCGCACCCTGCCGCGCCCAGCCGCGACGGGAACAGGTACCCGATGA